The stretch of DNA GTACCCCTGAGCAAGACAAGGAGACGAGCCAGCAAGAAAAGAATGGCCAGCCCTCCAAAAAACACACCAAATGCAAGTGCAAAAATACCCTTCTTTTTCTTTTGTCTCTGGGTGATCAGAGGTGTTTCAGTTGAGCTGCAATGGTTTACAAGCATACGACCACACAATTTTGGGTTGCCATCAAAGCTAGAATTTGGAAACGTGCTAAGCTGGCCCACATCTGGAATAGACCCTTCTAGGTCATTATTGGAAATGTTGAATGTCGAAAGGAAGTGCAGATTGTTTAATGCAGCTGGAATTGTACCAATGAGATGATTACCAGACAAGTCGAGCGCCTGCAGGCTCGTGAGGTTGCTGATTGCTTCTGGGATCTCTCCAGATAGTTGGTTGGAGCTCAGGTTGAGGGAAATGAGTCCTTTCAACTGACCAATCTTCTCAGGTATCATGCCAGTGAAGTTATTTATCCCTAGATTCAGTACTTTAGGAAAAGCACTGGGCATGAGATATTGCATAAATGGGCTCTTATTATAAACAGGCAGCTCAAAGACCTTAGGTGCAGTTTTGTCCGACTTTAGCATTGGCAtatccattaaggaactcgaaatttCCCCTGTAAGGCTGTTGTTCATTAAGTCTAGATAGAAGAGCAAGTTTAGGCTGCTGATCCAGTCAGGTATTGGTCCAGTGAGCTGATTGTCGTGTAAAAATAACATCTCCAAATTTGGCAGCTTTGATAACCAATCAGGTATTTTTCCAGACAATGAACAATCATTTATAGAAAGAACCTGGAGATTCTCAAAACCCTCAACGCTAACATCCTCTGGCATGGTCTCATCCTTGAAGTTGAATCCGATAAGAAGGGTGGTGAGGCTCCTGCAACTCCTAAGGATCTGAAGTGTTCTTGTGATATCTGTAAGGGAGTTTTTAACAAGTGATAGGAATGAGAGAGACTTCAGATTGCCTATTCTTTCTGACAACTGGCCATGGAATTTGTTGTGAGATAGCCTCAGTGCAGTCAGCCTGCTGCAGGAGTATATGCTTTCTGGAACTGTGCCGGTGAAGTTGTTGTAGAGAAGATCCAAAACTTTCAGATTGGGCAGGCTTGTGAAGTTGACCTTGGTAAGTTCTCCAATGAACTGGTTGCTCTTGAGGTCAATTGTTACGAGATTTGTGCAGTTGCTCAGAGCTGATGGCAGCTCCCCTGACATGTCATTGTGCTCCAAATGCAGCTCCTCCAATCTCTTCAGGTCACCTATAGACTCTGGAATACTGCCGCTGAGCCCATTCCCCCCAAGATCAAGGGTGATCAGATTCTTGAGCTTGCTGATGCCATTGATAGCTCCTTCTAAACCATTGCTAGGTAAAGAGAGGTGCTCTAGCGAGGTAACTTTGAAGAGCTCGTCCGGAAGAGTCCCATTGAGGTTGTTGTAGCCAGCGCCGAGCAGTTCGAGGACGGAGCAATTACTGAGCCCTGGAGGGATATTTCCACTGAATTCATTAAAACTGAGTTCGAGCACGGCCAAAGATGGCGCACTCACACAGGGCGTAATTGGTATCTGCCCAGTAAAGCTGTTGGTGCTGGCATTGAGTGCAACCAGGCTCTTCATCACCTCCCATATAGCAGATGGAAACCTTCCTGTAAACAGGTTGCTCGAGATGTTCAGTACCTGCAGAGGCAGCGCAGGTGTTGAAGGTGGCAGCTCGCTCAGGCCTCCAGTCAGGCGGTTGAAGCTGACGTCAAGGACGACGATGCTGCTGGACGACACCAACTCCAGCGGCAAGCCGCCAGACAGCAAGTTGCGTGACAGGTTGAGGCGGAGGAGGCCGGTGAGGTTACCCAGGGACGGCGAGATGGATCCCTTGAGGCCTCGAGAAGCCAGCGAAACACCAGTGACCGCCCCATCGGGACCGCCGCAGGTGATCCCTTCCCACGTGCAGCAGTCCGTGTCCCTCTGCCAGGACGCCGTGAGCCCGTTGTCCCGCGAGAGCCCAGCGAGGAGCTGGAGGAGGGAGCTCCTCTCCTGCTCCGTGCAGGAGCTGGCCGGCGAGACCAAGACGAGGACCAGCAGCAAGAGCGCCAGGCCGAGGAAAGGCCTCCTGCTTGGGCAATGGCGTGGCTGCATCTGCATGGCTTTCTGAGGAAGCTAGCGAAGGGAACCAATGAATGGCCGGGCTGGTGAAGAAAGAGCACGAGAGGAACGGGACACAAGCTGCTCACGGCTCCtttttgtttgatcctctgttctcaGGTCGCTCTCAGGCGAAGGAAAGAGAAATGGGTCAAGGATTGGCTGCTATTGCCTAtccggtgcatcatcgtccacgttCACACCTTGACATTTTCGCCTGCGATTGCCTGTCGGTAAGTTGACTTTTTGCTCATGGATTGCCGTGTTAATAGTTAGCAGGCATCCATGATTAAGTACTGAGTACTTATAATGATCTGTTACTGCACGCGTTTAGTTTAATTGATCTCGCATCACTTCTCCTATCCTGGTGGGTTGATACTTAGCGGTCATTCTTGATCAAGTCCTTAATGGTCCGTTATATCACACGTTTAATTTACTTGATCTGGCATCGCTCTCCTAACTGGATTACCTTAGCTTGCTCTGCTGTATTATTTGGTGACAGAAACTGAAGAGTAAATTCACCTCCTGATATGCATCCTGCCCATAAGCAGCAGTAAAGGGCTTGTTTGTCGCGGAGAGATCCAAACCGGTTTACAATGTGT from Triticum dicoccoides isolate Atlit2015 ecotype Zavitan chromosome 6A, WEW_v2.0, whole genome shotgun sequence encodes:
- the LOC119315307 gene encoding tyrosine-sulfated glycopeptide receptor 1-like — protein: MQMQPRHCPSRRPFLGLALLLLVLVLVSPASSCTEQERSSLLQLLAGLSRDNGLTASWQRDTDCCTWEGITCGGPDGAVTGVSLASRGLKGSISPSLGNLTGLLRLNLSRNLLSGGLPLELVSSSSIVVLDVSFNRLTGGLSELPPSTPALPLQVLNISSNLFTGRFPSAIWEVMKSLVALNASTNSFTGQIPITPCVSAPSLAVLELSFNEFSGNIPPGLSNCSVLELLGAGYNNLNGTLPDELFKVTSLEHLSLPSNGLEGAINGISKLKNLITLDLGGNGLSGSIPESIGDLKRLEELHLEHNDMSGELPSALSNCTNLVTIDLKSNQFIGELTKVNFTSLPNLKVLDLLYNNFTGTVPESIYSCSRLTALRLSHNKFHGQLSERIGNLKSLSFLSLVKNSLTDITRTLQILRSCRSLTTLLIGFNFKDETMPEDVSVEGFENLQVLSINDCSLSGKIPDWLSKLPNLEMLFLHDNQLTGPIPDWISSLNLLFYLDLMNNSLTGEISSSLMDMPMLKSDKTAPKVFELPVYNKSPFMQYLMPSAFPKVLNLGINNFTGMIPEKIGQLKGLISLNLSSNQLSGEIPEAISNLTSLQALDLSGNHLIGTIPAALNNLHFLSTFNISNNDLEGSIPDVGQLSTFPNSSFDGNPKLCGRMLVNHCSSTETPLITQRQKKKKGIFALAFGVFFGGLAILFLLARLLVLLRGTNFMSKRQSNNNNDIEATSSNLNSEYSLVMVPRGKGEQNKLTLTDLLKATKNFDKDHIIGCGGYGLVYKAELPDGSKVAIKKLNSEMCLMEREFSAEVDALSTAEHDNLVPFWGYCIQGDSRLLIYSYMENGSLDDWLHNRDTDDNSFLDWPIRLKIAQGASQGLSYIHDGCKPHIVHRDIKSSNILLDKDFKAYVADFGLSRLIFPNRTHVTTELVGTLGYIPPEYGQGWVATLRGDMYSFGVVLLELVTGRRPVQICPRSKELVKWVQEMRSKGKLIEVLDPTLRGTGYEEQMLKVLEVACQCVNHNPGMRPAIQEVVSFLNSVDANLQKQNSVSSQCR